The bacterium nucleotide sequence GTTAAGCCTATTCCGACGAAGGATCGTATCTCTATCCTATTTGTCGAAAAAGGGAACCTCGATGTTTTGGATGGCGCTTTTGTCCTGGTAGATAAGACTGGTGTCCGCACCCATATCCCGGTAGGAGAGGTGGCTTGCCTTATGCTTGAGCCGGGGAGCAGGGTTTCTCAT carries:
- a CDS encoding subtype I-E CRISPR-associated endonuclease Cas1 is translated as MLPPVKPIPTKDRISILFVEKGNLDVLDGAFVLVDKTGVRTHIPVGEVACLMLEPGSRVSH